Proteins encoded within one genomic window of Thunnus albacares chromosome 13, fThuAlb1.1, whole genome shotgun sequence:
- the layna gene encoding layilin — MDLLTIFCHLLLLCFDPSGAASLITADIFEARGQRVCKAGKGRPCYKLAYFSEHRRRLNFVEAELACKRDGGQLLSVESPSEQKIVEQLITEIRPTDGDFWIGLRRNHGDGDSSSDCSSQYYWLDGSKSTFRNWHEDEPSCGYEVCVVMYHQPSAPPGLGGLYMFQWNDDNCETKNNFICKYTAENPEDPSPSPIATQTDIFPSSVRPWDPINPNKDRSTALNLVYIFIPTIPLILLLLTVTGVCCFKLLVRRRTKEQKSEVCQTDPGLCPSPTPTDVYNVIRSQKDDDLVSARPHTKNTSFLCSSPDTPTGDYDNLGGRDTESGFVTLASTESCFLNFDLNDLSLGRRGTRDFYDTSLGRSGKRDLTDSSLGRSGHREFYDRSLGRRTTKSEHYGNSVYGDHGLYDGSIRGGSDLYDPKLRPGGHTVKADLYQTYISNGKEDTYQTSVGTYGKRKSYQANLDCYRNGLNLEGGRRYFNEQEWINRENY; from the exons ATGGACCTGCTTACAATCTTCTGTCACctgctgcttttatgttttgatCCATCAGGAGCCGCGAGCCTCATTACAG CGGATATATTTGAAGCCAGAG gtcAACGTGTGTGCAAGGCAGGAAAAGGGAGGCCGTGTTACAAGCTGGCCTATTTCTCCGAGCACCGGCGGCGGCTGAACTTTGTGGAGGCAGAGCTCGCCTGCAAGCGGGATGGCGGGCAGCTGCTGAGCGTGGAGTCACCGTCTGAGCAGAAGATCGTAGAGCAGCTCATCACAGAGATCCGCCCAACTGATGGAGACTTCTGGATCGGGCTCCGACGTAACCATGGAGACGGGGACAGCAGCAGTGACTGCTCCTCACAGTACTACTGGCTGGACGGCAGCAAGTCTACATTTAG aaACTGGCACGAGGATGAGCCATCATGCGGCTATGAGGTGTGCGTGGTAATGTACCACCAACCATCCGCTCCCCCTGGTCTGGGAGGGCTCTACATGTTCCAGTGGAATGACGACAACTGCGAAACCAAGAACAACTTCATCTGCAAATACACTGCAG AGAACCCAGAGGATCCTTCCCCTTCCCCGATCGCCACACAAACGG ACATCTTCCCCTCATCTGTGCGGCCATGGGATCCAATCAACCCTAACAAGGACAGAAGTACAG ctctgaaTTTGGTTTACATCTTCATTCCCACCATTCCTCTGATACTGCTGTTACTGACAGTGACCGGAGTCTGCTGCTTTAAACTGCTCGTCAGACG aaggACGAAAGAGCAGAAATCAGAAGTATGCCAGACAGACCCGGGCCTCTGCCCCAGCCCAACTCCAACCGATGTCTACAACGTCATTCGCTCCCAGAAAGACGATGACCTGGTTTCTGCACGCCCGCACACCAAAAACACTTCCTTTTTATGCTCCTCCCCTGACACCCCGACAGGTGATTATGACAACCTGGGCGGTCGGGACACAGAGAGCGGCTTTGTGACGCTTGCCAGCACAGAGAGCTGCTTCCTCAACTTTGACCTCAATGACCTCAGCCTTGGGCGTCGCGGTACACGCGACTTCTACGACACCAGCTTGGGCCGGTCAGGAAAGAGGGACTTGACTGACAGCAGTCTGGGTCGCTCTGGCCACAGAGAGTTTTATGACAGGAGTCTTGGTCGTCGTACAACAAAGAGCGAGCATTACGGCAACAGTGTGTACGGAGACCACGGACTGTATGACGGCAGTATCAGAGGAGGAAGTGACCTCTATGATCCCAAACTGAGGCCTGGAGGTCACACAGTAAAGGCTGACCTCTACCAGACATACATCAGCAACGGCAAGGAGGACACTTACCAAACCAGCGTGGGAACCTACGGAAAACGCAAATCCTACCAAGCAAATCTGGATTGCTACAGAAACGGCCTGAATCTTGAAGGTGGAAGGAGATACTTCAATGAACAAGAATGGATCAACAGAGAAAACTACTGA